A stretch of the Terriglobales bacterium genome encodes the following:
- the smpB gene encoding SsrA-binding protein SmpB, whose product MARQGTHQTKPNPEKSPKRQPTASGVRDAAVNRAASHNYFLLEKFEAGIALTGTEVKSVRDGKANLKDSYGVVKDNELWLLNAHISPYSHGTYNNHEALRTRKLLVHREEIRKLIGKTQQKGLTLIPIRLYFKNGRVKVELALAKGKQQWDKRETERRRTADKEAREAVARSRKAG is encoded by the coding sequence ATGGCCCGCCAAGGCACGCATCAGACCAAACCCAATCCGGAGAAATCCCCGAAGCGCCAACCAACCGCTTCGGGAGTGCGCGATGCCGCGGTGAATCGCGCCGCCAGCCATAACTATTTCCTCCTGGAGAAGTTCGAGGCCGGTATTGCCCTGACGGGAACCGAGGTGAAGTCCGTCCGCGATGGCAAAGCCAACCTCAAAGACTCCTATGGGGTAGTAAAAGACAACGAATTGTGGCTGCTGAACGCGCATATCAGCCCCTACTCCCACGGCACCTATAACAACCACGAGGCATTGCGCACCCGTAAATTGCTGGTCCACCGGGAAGAAATCCGGAAATTGATCGGCAAAACACAGCAAAAAGGCCTGACGCTGATCCCAATCAGGCTGTATTTCAAGAATGGCCGCGTGAAGGTCGAACTTGCCCTGGCAAAAGGCAAACAGCAGTGGGACAAGCGTGAAACCGAACGTCGCCGGACGGCTGACAAGGAAGCTCGCGAGGCGGTAGCCCGGTCTCGAAAGGCCGGTTAG